A genomic segment from Thermoanaerobacterales bacterium encodes:
- a CDS encoding nitroreductase family protein, whose translation MEAIRERRTTYYYKPLPVSEEVLMGLLEAATWAPSLRNAQPWEFILVGPQGRAALRDLYQAFVRERILPSPIFPEFKKKIISDFMVDFGGAPVVMAVVSRPPEMAVDHEEYLMGTAAAVQNIMLAAHDCGLGSAWLSIGRLPAAREILALPEGYTVIATLVLGYPERVGPPPPREPAAGKLRRIP comes from the coding sequence ATGGAGGCCATTCGGGAACGGCGCACAACGTACTACTACAAGCCCCTCCCGGTAAGTGAAGAGGTGCTTATGGGCCTTCTGGAAGCGGCCACGTGGGCGCCGTCCCTGCGTAACGCCCAACCCTGGGAGTTCATCCTCGTGGGGCCGCAGGGCAGGGCCGCCCTGCGGGATCTTTACCAGGCCTTTGTCCGGGAAAGGATACTGCCCAGCCCCATTTTCCCGGAGTTTAAGAAGAAGATCATCAGCGATTTCATGGTGGACTTCGGCGGCGCACCCGTTGTCATGGCCGTCGTCTCCCGCCCCCCCGAGATGGCCGTGGACCACGAGGAGTATCTGATGGGCACGGCGGCTGCAGTGCAGAATATTATGCTCGCCGCTCACGACTGCGGGCTGGGATCGGCTTGGCTCTCCATCGGGCGGCTGCCGGCTGCCCGGGAGATCCTCGCCCTTCCGGAGGGTTACACCGTCATCGCCACGCTGGTCCTGGGGTACCCCGAGCGGGTCGGTCCCCCGCCGCCGCGCGAGCCGGCCGCGGGAAAGCTGAGGAGAATTCCGTAA
- a CDS encoding cell wall hydrolase codes for MADLKKTCRQLQRLWSDFRRRWALTRAQSRSTSGIQRLWPDLCRWWSRFGYRRLAVSGLLFVLAIALQAQVILAAESNVRQTEKERAAIHSAAASRGGETAGTAVGYKASRGDVILMARVIEGEAADEPYRGKVAVGAVIVNRTEDPRFPRTIRGVVYQPNAFEAVDNGQIWRPLSTESVRAAEDALAGRDPTKGAVYYWNPYKRVNPWVWSRPVHMQIGNHVFAR; via the coding sequence GTGGCTGACCTGAAGAAAACCTGTCGTCAACTTCAGCGCCTATGGTCTGACTTCCGCCGCCGGTGGGCCTTAACACGTGCACAAAGCCGGTCAACATCAGGAATCCAGCGCCTTTGGCCGGACCTGTGCCGCTGGTGGTCGCGCTTCGGGTACCGCCGGCTGGCCGTCTCGGGCCTGCTCTTCGTTCTGGCGATTGCTCTGCAGGCACAGGTAATCCTCGCGGCCGAGAGCAACGTGCGTCAGACCGAGAAGGAGAGGGCGGCCATACATTCCGCCGCCGCATCCCGCGGCGGGGAGACGGCCGGAACAGCCGTCGGCTACAAGGCAAGCCGTGGAGACGTGATCCTGATGGCCCGGGTTATCGAGGGCGAGGCGGCCGACGAGCCCTACCGGGGCAAGGTCGCCGTGGGCGCGGTGATCGTCAACCGTACCGAGGACCCCCGCTTCCCGCGCACCATCCGGGGTGTGGTCTACCAGCCGAACGCCTTTGAGGCTGTTGACAACGGCCAGATTTGGCGTCCGCTGAGCACCGAATCTGTACGCGCCGCCGAAGACGCTCTGGCCGGCCGCGACCCGACCAAGGGGGCCGTCTACTACTGGAACCCCTACAAGCGGGTCAACCCGTGGGTGTGGTCGCGCCCGGTCCACATGCAGATCGGAAACCATGTCTTCGCCCGCTGA